GCGCCCGCCGCCAGAAAGCCGCAGACGGGCCGGCCGAATCTGCCTAATGTCGCGCTGGCCGCCGTGTAGGCGGCGGGGTCGGCGAGGGAGGGTGCGGTCCGATGGTCAGCGTGTTCACCAGCAGCGTGTTGAATGCTCCGCCGGAGGATGTCTGGGCACTGGTCCGCGACTTCAATGCGCTGCCGAAATGGCACCCTGCGATCGCCAGGAGCCGGATCGAGGACGGCAAGGCATCCGACCAGGTCGGCTGCGTCCGCAACTTCACGCTGAAGGACGGCGGCGTGATCCGCGAGCAGCTGCTGACGCTTTCCGATGCGGAATTCACCTGCACCTACGCGATCCTGGAGTCGCCGATGGGCGTGGAGAACTACGTCGCCACCCTGCGGCTGGTGCCGATCACCGACGGCGACCGCAGCTATGTCGAGTGGACCGCAGAATTCGATGCGCCGCCCGGCCAGGACGAGGCGCTGGAGGAGCTGATCGGCGACGGCGTGTTCCAGGGCGGCTTCGATGCACTGAAGGTGCGGTTCGGCGGCTGAACGCCCCGGGGGCGCTCGCCGCGCTCAGTGCACGAGCGCGTCGGCGCTCGCGGTTTCTGCCAGGATCAGATCGCGCAGGAAATCCGGCTCGACGGCCAGGGCGGCCATCAGCTTTTCGGTGGTCGGCTGGGTCAGCGCCAGTTCGCCGACCAGCCTGCTCATCGTCCGGGCCATGCCGGCCTTGCCGACCGCCGCCAGCGCCTCCTCCAGCGTCGGCCGCGGCCGTTCCCGCGCCGGAGCCGGCGCGGCGGGTGCCAGCGACGGCGCGCCGGCGGGCCAGATCTCGCGCTCGATCTCCTGCCGGATCGCGGCGCAGGGCTGCCAGCGGTCGCCGGTGCAGATCACTTCCGGCGGCAGGACGTCGGCTGCGAACGGACTTTCCAGGCCGATGCGGCGGTCGTCGAACGGCGGTACGCGGTTGTCGACCCGGCCGTCGGTGTCGAATCGCCACACCGAGCCCTCGAGGGCCAGCAGCAGCGTCGGCCGGCCCCGGTCGGCCAGCATGAAGGCGTAGACGATCCTGACCGGATGGTTGGCGTATGCCGGACGGGAGGCGGTGCCGGCCTTCAGGGCCTGCCAGCTGCGCCGCGGCAGGCGCGCAACTCGCGCACTGTCCGGCCGCACCAGGTAGACTCGCCAGTCCAGGGTTCGCGAGGGTGTGCTGCTTGTCACCGCGGGATTCGATCTTACCTTGAGCCCGTGGACTATAGACACTCAGTCGACGGTGGCAATTCGCATTGCGTGCGCGTAATGTAATTTAATGTGTGCCTGTGCAAACATGGCGCACCGCTCAGTCGTGACGGAGAATCGCGATGCTCACGGAGGCCATAACGATTCCGAAGGATCTGCCCTTGGATCGTTTGGAGGGCCTGCTCGAGCGAAGATTCGAGGACCTCGGGTGTAACCGCTTCGCCTTCGTGGCGGTCCGCCCGCCGGCGGGAAGGCGCCAGGACTATCTGTCCAATTTTCCCCGCGAGTTCAGCGCACATTATCTCAAGGAAGACCTGAAGAACTGCGACCCGACATTCCGGCTCGCCTTCGAATCGCTCAATCCGCTGCTTTGGCGCGATATCGTCGACCATGTCGAGGAGCGCGAGCAGCGGGTCTTCCGCGATTCGAGCGAGTTCGGCATCAAGCGCGGCATGACCATCCCGATCCATGGTCCGTATCGTGTGATGTCGACGCTCAGCGTCTCCAGCGACCTGCCGGACCGCGAGTTCGACCGTCTGCTGCCGACCATCGTCCCGCAGCTCGAACACCTCGGCAAGGCGATCCACCTGCATCTGCTCGAACGTCAGGACTTCGGACCGGCCGCACCGCCGCCAAGGCTGACGGAGCGCGAGCGCGACGTGCTGGCGTGGACGTCCGCCGGCAAATCCTGTTGGGAAATCAGTCAGATATTATCGCTTTCAGAGAAAACGGTAGAGCAACAGCTGGCGAGCGCGCGATCGCGACTGGGCGTCTACAAGACGGTCCATGCCGTGATCAAGGCCTATATGCTGGGGCTGATCGAGCCCGATCGCTTCGAGCCCAGCGAGGATTCCAGTCAGCTCTGGACCCGGCTCAAACCGCTAGACTAACGAGGAATTCACCTATCTTGCAATAGGGAACTCCCCGGATAGCGCCAGCCCGGCGCCGGCGCTTCCATCCTGGTCAAAACCAGGAAGGAGGCGATCAGGTGATCAGGGTGCTGACGCCGTACGACTATCAGGCCTACGGCGACCTGATGCAGCAGATGTTCGAGCTGCGTTATCGTGTGTTCTACGAGCGTATGGGATGGGATGTCACGGTCGACAACGGCCGCGAGATCGATCGCTATGACTCGCTGAGCCCGTATTATTTCCTGGCGCTCGACGATTCCGAGCGCGTCATCGGGACCTGGCGGCTGTTGCCGACCACCGGTCCCTACATGCTGCCCGACATCTTCTCGGTGCTGATGGACGGCGAGCCGGTGCCGCGCTCGGCGCGCATCTGGGAATGCAGCCGCTTTGCCATCGAGGACGACGGCAACGGCGAGCATTCGGCGCAGCAGATCCATCGCATCACCGGCGAGTTGTTCTGCGGGCTGATCGAATACTGCCTCGAGATGGGCATCGACGAGGTGGTCACGGTCTACGATCTGCGGATCGCCCGGCTGCTGCCCCGGATCGGTTGCCAGCCGGTCTGGAAAACCGCGATCAAGCGCATCGGCGTCACCGCCGCGCTGGCAGGTCGCTTCCTGATCAACCACCAGGTCCTCGACGCCTGCCGGCGGCGAAACGAGATCGTCGGCTCGGTGCTCGTCCGCGACGACGTGCCGGCCATTGCAGCGGAGTAAAGCATTATGGACGCAAGGAATTTCGACAATCCGTTGAACGGGCTTATTGCGGACGACAAGGCGCCGTCGAAGGAGGCCGCGGCGGTTCAGCATTGCCTGGTCTATCTCTCGGGCGAGCTGCGCAAGCTCGGCCTGAGCCAGGCCGCGAAGCTGCTGGACGACGCCGTGCGCTCGGTCAGCGATGCACAGCGCTTCTGCGAGTTCGAGCGCGAGTACCACCTCGACGCGATGTCCGCCCGCCACCGCCCCCGGGATGCAGGCCAGAAGCGCGGGGCGGCCGACCGCGGCGACGAGCTGCACGGCACCGCCTACATGATTCCGGGAGAATAGCGTCATGGCCGATACCACCGTCGGCGACGTCGGCAACGGCCTGGCCGGTCTTGCCGAGGCGGCCGCGCCGGCCAGTCCGCCGTTCGAGCGCGGCCACTGGCTGCTCGGCGTGCTGCCGCAGATGCGGGCCGACCCGCTGGCATTCTTCGCGCGGCTGGCCAACCGACACGGGCCGGCCGTCGGGCTGAGCCTGGCCGGGCACAAGGCGCTGATGCTCAACGATCCCGCCGCGCTGCGCCACGTGTTCCAGGACAACTGGCAGAATTACCGCAAGTCCAAATTCTACGGCCCGCTGAAGCCCATGCTCGGCGGCGGCATCTTCATGGTCGAGGGCGAGCGCTGGCTGCGCCAGCGGCGCGTCGCCAACCCGGCCTTTCAGGGCTGCAAGATGCCGGCCCTGCTGGGCGCGATGGTGGCGGCCACCGGCGAGATGCTGGACCGCTGGTCGGGCCGGGCCGGTGCCGACCCGCAGACGGAATCGGCCGGGAGCGCGGCCGCCGGTGGTTGGGCCGGTGGTCCGTTCCCGGCCCGTGCCTGGGCCGGCGACTTGGCGCCGGAGATGACGCGGGTGACGCTCGACATCATCCTGCGTTCGCTGCTCGGCTATCGCATGGACGGCGAGTATGCGGCGCTGTACGAGGCGCTGGCGACGCTGCTGGCCGACGCCGAGAAGCGGGCGTGGTCGTTCGTCTCGCTGCCGCCGTGGGTTCCGACCCCGCACAACCGGGCCTGCGCCAGGGCGCACGCGGTCATCGCCGAGCTGGTGGAAAAGGTGATCGCCGAGCGGCGCCAGTCCGGCGTCCCGCAGGACGACCTGCTCGACGCCTTCATCGCGGCCTATTCCGACCCGAAGGCCGGCGGGTTCCAGCCGTCGATCCTGGTCGACGAGGTGCGGTCGTTCATCCTGGCCGGCCACGAGACCACGGCGAACGCCATGTGCTGGGTGTGGCTGGAGCTGAGCCGCAACCCGGCGGTGCGCGAGCAGGTGCTGGCGGAGATCGACCGCGAGCTCGGCGGCTCCGCGCCGACGCTGGAAAGCGTGCAGCGGCTGAAATACTGCCGCGCGGTGCTCGACGAGACGCTGCGGGTGCATCCGACGGTGTGGACCCTGTCGCGGCAGGCCAACGCGGCGGAGCGGATCCCGCTCAGCGACGGCCGCAGCCTGGCGGTGGCCAAGGACCAGACGGTCATCCTGTGCCCCTATGCGGTGCATCACCGCACCGCACTGTGGGGCGATCCGGAACGGTTCCGGCCGGAGCGCTTCCTGGAGCCGCGCCACGACCAGTTCGCCTATTTCCCCTTTGCCAAGGGGCCGCGCCACTGCCTCGGCTCGCGTTTCGCCATCTTCGAGGCGCTGATCATCATGGCGATGACGCTGCAGCGGTTCGACGTGACCGTCGACGACCCGTCGTCGGTTCAGGCCGCGCCGATGATTACCCTGCGTCCGGACGGGCCTGTTCGCGCACATGTCACCCCCCGACAGGTGCGCCAGGCGGCTTAAGCCACCGGATGCAGGCTCAGCCGGCCGGCCCCTCGCAAGGGGGCCGGCCGGTCGCTTGCATGGCCGCGGGCCGGCGTCAGACCGGCTCGCCGGCGACCTGCAGCATCATGGTTTCCCAGTGCTCGCCGGCGCCGACCAGGCACGTCGGTCCGTCGGGTGTGGTCAGCAGAATGGTCCAGGTGCCGTCGGGCGAGCTGAACACCTCGTAGACGGCGCCGGTGTTCGACAGTCCGATCGCGGTGCGTTCCTCGTGCCAGCTGTCCGACAAAGTCGAGACGATGCCGTCGCGTTCGCCGCACAGCATCTGCTGCGCGGATGCCGGAGCGGCCGACACGACGGCTGCGCCGGCGAAGGCGAAGGCGGCCGCGGCCGCGCGGAACGGATTGAATGGGCTGGCGTTCGACGTGGTGCGCATGGCAGTTCTCCCGTACGCGCCCCGACGGGCGTCGCCTGCTGAGCCGCTGTGTCGTGCGGCCGGCGCGGCCCTGTGCGGGGTATCGGGACTGAGATTGGGCGCCGCGCGCGGGCGTGGTGTGATCCGGCTCACCGCGTGCGCACACATCGGAATACGATCGCGTGAACGGCCGCGCGGCCCCGGCGGCCGCGCATGGGCGCGGGCCGGCGCGGCGACCGTCATTGCCCGCCGCGGGGCGAGACGGTAAGCCATCCCTGCCGCGCCTGCTGCGCGACGTCGTGGAACAGGGGGCCTCGCTTCCCATGACCGGTCGGCGTTCCGATGCCTGAGGTCGCATTTCTGGTCATTGCCGTGGCGCTGCTGCTGTTGCTGGTGGCGGTGCTGCAGCCGCTGGCCGAACAGCTGGCCGTGCCGCACACGGTGCTGCTGGCGGTGTTCGGGCTGGCCCTGGGCTCGGTCATCGTGCTCGGCGTCGCCTGGTCGCCGGACGGGTTCGGCGGCACGCTGCTGCACGCGTTGAGCGGCATCGCGTTGCCGTCCGACGCACTGACCTATCTGTTCCTGCCGACACTGCTGTTCGAGGTGGCGCTGGCGCTGAACGTGCGCCGGCTGCTCGACGATTTCTGGGCGATCTTCGTACTCGCCGTGGTCGCCGTCGTTGTGACCACGCTGGCCATCGGCTTCGGCCTGGGCATGGCCTTCGACCTGGCCTTGTCGGTGTGCCTGCTGATCGGCGCGATCGTCGCCACGACCGACCCGTCGGCGGTGGTCGGCCTGTTCCGCGATGTCGGTGCGCCGCGCCGGCTCGGCATCCTGATCGAGGGCGAAAGCCTGCTCAACGACGCCGCCGCCATCGCGCTCTATGCCATATTCTTCAACCTGACGCTCTACCTCGGCGCGGCGGACTGGGGCGACGTCACCTTCATGTTCAGCGTCGACCTGGCCGGCGGCCTGGTCGTCGGCGTGGCCTGTGCCTGGGTGGCGTGCCTGATCCTGCCGCATCTCCATGGCATGCGCTATGCCGAGGTCACGGTCACGCTGGCGCTGGCCTATCTGGCCTATGCCGTCGCCGAGGCCGTGATCGGCGTTTCGGGGGTGGTCTCTGTGGTCGCGGCCGGGCTGTTCGTCGGCTCCTGGGGGCGCACGCGCATGACGCCGGAAAGCTGGCCGGTCATGCTCGACGTCTGGAGCCAGGTCGCCTACTGGGCCAGCGGCCTGGTGTTCCTGCTGGCGGCGATGGCGATGCCGCGGCTGGTCAGCACGATCGGCTGGGCCGAGGTCGCCATGCTGGCGGTGATGGTGGCGACGGCCTTCGCCGCGCGCTGGGCGGTGCTGGCGGTGTCGTTCCCGCTGATCGCACGCTTCCGCATGGGCCAGCGGCTGTCGCGCGGCTTCATGATCGCGATCTGGTGGGGCGGCGTGCGCGGCGCGCTGACGCTGGCGCTGGCCCTGGCGGTGACCGAGCACCCGGAGATCGACGCGGAGACGCGGCGGCTGGTCGCGACGCTTGCCACCGGCTTCGTGCTGTTCACCCTGTTCGTCAACGCCACCACGCTGCCGGCGATGATCCGCTGGCTGGGGCTGACCAGGCTCAGCCGGGCGGACCGGCTGGTGCGGGCCCGTGCGATCGATCTTGCCCTCGACAAGGTGCAGGACGACCTGCGCGAGATCGCGCGGCGCTACGGCGTCGAGCCGGCGATCACCAGCGCGGTGTGCGCCGTTTTCGACGGCCGCCGCACCCAGCTGGAGGGGGAGGCGGAGACCGTCGCCGGCCTGCCGCTCGACGACCGCGTCTATATCGGGCTGACCGCGCTCGCCGCGCAGGAGCGGCAGGTCTACGAGGACCTGTTCGCCCAGCGCATCGTGTCGCGGCACACCAACCGCGCCCTGCTTGCCTTCGCCGGCCGGCTGGCCGACGCGGTCAAGGCCGCCCGGCTCGACGGCTACGAGGCGGCGGTGGACCGCTCGCTGCGCTTCTCGCCGGCGATGCGGATCGCGATCTGGATCAACCGGCGCCTGCATGTCGAGCGGATGCTGTCGCGCGTGCTGGCCGATCGATACGAGACGCTGCTGGCGATGCGGGTGGCGGTGCGCGAGCTGGCCGCCTTCGCCCGCGGGCGGCTGACCGGCATGACCGGCGCCGAGGCGCAGGCTGTACTCGACCGCACCCTGCAGGCGCGGATGCTGCGCATCGCCACCGGCCTGCAGGCGCTGGAGCTGCAGTATCCCGACTATGCGATGGCGCTGAAGACGGTGCAGATGAACCGGATCGCCATGCGCATGGAAGATGCCGCCTATCGCGCGCTGCTCGACGACGCCATGATCGGCCACGAGGTCCACACCACCCTGATGCGCGACTGGCGTTCGCGCTGGGCGCGGGCCGAACGTCGCCCGCGGCTCGACGTGTCGGCGCCGGTCGAGGAGCTGATCACACGGGTGCCGCTGTTCGCCGATCTCGACCCGGCGCAGCGGCGGGGGCTGGCGGCCCTGCTGCGCAAGCGGCTGATCATGCCCGGCGAGCGTATCGTCACCGCCGGCGAGCGCGGCGACGCCATGTTCTTTCTGCTGTCCGGCGCCGTCGAGGTCAGCGGCGGGGATGCCGCGACCACACGCCTCGGCTCCGGCGAGTTCTTCGGCGAGATCGCACTGGTGTTCAATCGCCCGCGCACCGCCGACGTCACCGCGCTCGGCTATTGCGAGGTGCTGGTGCTGCGCAGCCGCGACTTCTCCGCTTTCCTCGGCACCCAGCCGGAGTTGCGCGAGCATGTGTTCGAGGTGGCCCGCCGCCGCCTGGAGCAGAATCTGGGCATGGAAGAACAGGCCGCTGGCGCTTGAGCGCATTGCCTCCCGGCGGCGCCCGTGCCAATTGACGTTCCGGTCGGGTGAATCGATGGGGAGGATGACCGATGGATGCCATGACGGCGCTGAACACGCGGGTGACCCCGGCGCGGCTGGTGGACCCGGCGCCCGCGGGTGCCGAGCTCGACGAGATCCTGGCGACCGCGCTGCGCGCGCCGGACCACGGCAAGCTGAAGCCCTGGCGCCTGTTCGTCATTGCCGGCGATGCGCGGGCCAGGCTCGGTGCGCTGATGGCCGACAACCTGCGGGCGCGCGAGCCGGATGCGCCGGCGCCGTTGCTGGAGCGGGAAGCCGAGAAGCCGCTGCGCGCGCCGTTGATCGTGGTGGTGGCCGCCAAGGTGCAGGCCGACCATCCGAAGATCCCGGTGGTCGAGCAGGTGCTGTCGGCCGGCTGCGCCGCGCAGAACATCCAGCTTGCGGCCCATGCCAAGGGCTATGGCTGCATGTGGAAGACCGGGCCGATCGCGCGCGATGCGGCGTTCAAGTCCGCCTTCGGGCTGGCCGAGACCGACGAGCTGGTCGGCCTGCTCTACATCGGCACCACCGACGCCGCGCCGGCGCCGCGCCAGGTCGACACCGCCCCGTTCGTCTCCGCCTGGACCGGCGCCTGAGCGGCGCCGTCGCTCACGGCTGCTGCTGGGTCTCGACGAAGACGTAGCCGTATTGCGACCGGAAGTCGGGCGTCAGCGCCCGGCGCTGCAGTTCCTCTTCCAGCGCGGCGAGATAGCCTTCGGCCAGTTCCACGCGCGGGCGCGGCGGCGACAGGTCGAACAGCGGTGCGCTGGTCGACAGCGTGACCACCATGCCGGTACCGTAGGGCGGGCCGGCCGGCACCGCGATCGAGCCCGGCTCGGCCGCGCTGATCGGAATGGTGGTGGCCGCCGCCGGGTAGTAGTTGGCCGGCGTCGGGTTCAGCTCGCTCGGCAGCAGGTGGACCACCTCGCCGTTCGGCTTGAAGAAGTCGATGTAGACGTGGGCGGGGTAGTCCGGCGTCTCGACATAGACCTCGAGATACTGCGCTTCCGCGAAGGCCGCCCGGCCGCCCTGGATCATCCCGAACAGCGGGTCGGGCCGCAGTTCGGGCGGCAGGTGGTCCATCGGTTCGGCGTCGGGGGCGATCTCGGCGCCGGCGCCGGCATAGACACCGAGCCCGCTGCAGAGGCCGTCGCCGACGACCACGACATTGTCGTCGGCGACGCCGGCGATGCCGTTGATCTCCGAAAGCCGCTGGCGCACTTCGGCCTGCTCGTCGCTGGACGTCATGAAGCCGCGCACGGCGACGCTGCCGTCGACGGTCACGTCGGCGTCGAGATGGCCGCAACTGATCTCGGCCAGGATGGCGGCAATCGCGCTTTCGGGCCCTTCCGGCCGGCCGGTCTGCACGGCGGCGAGCGCATCCTCGATCCGCGGGTCGTAGCGCGGCGGCGCGATCGGCTGCACCCATTCGACCGGGCCCGGCGGCGGGACGAACTGCTCCGGCGGCGGCGGCTCGTCCAGCGCCGGCGGCTCCGGCGTAGCCGGCTCAGGCGGCAGTGCGATCGCCAGCGGCGCCTCCGGCTGCGTCTCGGTCGCGGCCTCGTCGGGCGTCGGCGCCGCCGGAACCGGCGAGGCCTCGGGCACGGCGGGCGCCGGGGCCAGGCTGCGCACGAAGGGTTGCGGCGGCTCCAGCGACGCCAGCTGGGTGCCGGGCAGCGCAACCGGCTCCAGTGCGGCCGGCTCGGGTGCCGCCGGAGCCGGCGGGGCGACCAGGGCGGGAACCGGCGGGGCCGGCGTCGTTTGCTGCGCCGGCACGGCGGCGACGGGCTCGACGAATGCCGGCAGGGCCGGCGCCGGCACGGCGTCCGCCTGGGCGTCGACAGCGGCCGTCGGCGCGGCCGGTGCGTCGATCGGCGGCAGCGGCTGCAGCGGCGTCGGCGCGGCCTGGGCCGGCGGTGGGGACTCGGCGACGACTGGCACGTCGTCGACCGCCGCCGGCGGCGTTTCGAACGGCTCGATGCCGCGCGGTCGCTCGATCTGCTCCGGCAGGCCGTCGGACCGTTCCGGCAGGTCCAGTGCGGCCAGCTGCTGTGGCGGGGCGGCCGCAGGCGTTTCGATCGGCGGCACCGGCTGCGGGTCGTCGGGCAGCGGCTGCGGCGCCTCGGTCAGCTCCGGCGGCGGTTCCTCCAGCTCATCGGGCACCGCTTCCGGCGCCGCGTCGGGCGGCGGCGCGTCGTCCGTCGGCGCGCGTTCGGCGAGCTCTTGCGGCGGGGCATAGCTGCGCCCGGCCATCGGGCCGCTGTCCAGGCCGCGGGTGTCGAGCACGATCTCGATGCCGGCGACGTCGCCGCCGCCCTGCAGCACCGCGCCGGCCGCCACCAGGGCCCCGCCGGCCAGCAGCACGCTGTGGAACGCGACCGAAGCGGTGAGCGCGAGCCGGAGCCGCCGTGCCTCGCGCGTGCGCGCGGGCGGCAGCCGCAGCAGCGGGCCGCCGAACAGCGCATGCCAGATCGCCGCCGGCAGGGATTGCTCGTGCTGTGGGGACCGGGTCGTCACGCTTCTTCCATGGCCAAGGACGGCGGGCGCGAGGCCGCGCCAACCGGTGCATACACGATGCACGCTGGCTTCGAAATACGGCAGGAGTGCGGAGGTTCCGCGCCGCGAGCGGCCCGCGGGCTTGCTTTGTCGCACCGCTTGGCCCACCTTCCCGGCGCCGGTGACGGGCCCGATGGCGCGCCGATTGCAGCGTGCGAACGGGGCCGAACCGCTGACTGCGACCCCGGGGGAAAGCCATGTCCAAGGCTGCAGCGCGCCAGCAAGCGCCGACGACCGTTGCCGACCGAGGGTCGGACGAGGAGCTGCCGGCCCGGCTGCTGGCGATCGCGGAGGCGGGCGCGCCCGGCGGTGAGCTGCCGTCCGCCGCGGGCGCCTTCGGGCGAGCCGCGCCGGCCGAAAGCCTGGTGCTGCGGCGCCAGCTGGAGGACCTGCTCGACGGCTTCCGCATGGCGGCCGAGGCGGACCCCTACGGCAACCCGATCCAGCGGCTTGCGCTGGAGATCACCCGCATGCTGGAGCGCGGCCAGATCGGGCTCGCCCTCGTCGACGGGCTGGTCCAGCTGCTGTGTGCCGAGGCCTTCGCCGTCCGCGCCGAGCGCCTTGCCGGCTATCTCGGCAACCGCGACCCGGAGCGCAACGATGCCGCGTTGCGCGACCTGATCCGCCGCGCCGCCCTGGAAAAGGGGACCGGCGACCAGCCGATCAAGGCGCCGTTCACCAGCTTCAAGCGGCGCATGGAGGCGGCGCCGTTCGGCGTGGTCTTCACGGCCCACCCGACCTTCTCGCTGGCCGAGCCGCTGCTGGTCTGCCTTGCCGAGCTCGGTGCCGGCGTCGGGGCCGACGGCCGCCGGCTCGACGACGGGGCGGTCGACAACCGCCTGCGCCAGCTGCTGGCCGCCGACCACCGGCCGGAACCCTCGATCGACCTTGCGCTGGAACACCGGTTGTCGCTGGTCGCGATCGCCAATGCCCGGTCCGCGCTGCAGCGGGTCTATCGCATCGTGTTCGAGGTTGCCGCCGAGCTCTATCCCGACAACTGGCGCCAGTTGCGGCCGCGCCTGGTGACCCTGGCCAGCTGGGTCGGCTACGACCTGGACGGACGCTCGGACATCCAGTGGTTCCACACCTTCAAGAAGCGGCTGCTGGTGCAGATCCGCCAGCTCGAACACTACTCCGCCTCCGCCCGCCAACTGATCGAGGCCCATGCCCGGGCGCCGCGCGACGAGGATCTGCGCCGGACGCTGGAGCTGTTCGACACCCGCATCGCCCTGACCCTGCGCCACGCCCGCGACGAGCAGGCGGCGTTCGACGCCATCGCCGGGCGCGACGACGCCGATCTGGTGCGCGGCATCGCGCAGCGGATGTACGCCGAGCGCGGCGAGCGGCTGATCGAGGTCGGCGCGCTGATCGACCTGGTCGACCGGGCGGTCGGCCTGACCCGCGCCGCGGACGGCGTCGCCGCGCTGTGCGTGCTGCGGGCGGAGATCGCCAATTTCGGGCTGAGCATGGCCGAGACCCACGTCCGGCTGAACGCCAGCCAGCTGCACAACGCCATCCGCAAGGCGGTCGGGATGGAAAGCCCGCCGGACGACCCGACCAGCCGCAACACCTATCTGGCCGCCGTCAACGCGATGATCGACACCGTCGAGCCGGTGACCATCAACTTCGGCTCGGTGATGGCGGAGCGCGCCTCGGCCAAGCGGCTGTTCATGATCGTCACCCAGATGCTGAAATACATCGACCGCACCAACCCGGTGCGCTTCCTGATCGCGGAGTGCGAGACGCCGTTCACCGTGCTGGCGGCGCTGTACTACGCCAAGCTGTTCGGCATCGAGCAATCGATCGACATCTCGCCGCTGTTCGAGACCGAGGCGGCGCTGGAGCGCGGTCACGAGATCGTCGAGGAACTGCTCGCCCAGCCGCACTATGTCGACTATGTGCGGCAGCGTGGCCGGCTGTGCATCCAGACCGGCTTTTCCGATGCCGGCCGCTATCTGGGCCAGACCGCGGCATCGGTGGCGATCGAGCGCCTGCAGGGGCGGGTCGGCGCCACCATGGCCGCACATGGCCTGTCGGATGTCGAGCTGCTGATCTTCAACACCCACGGCGAGTCGATCGGCCGCGGCGGCCATCCCGCCAGCTTCGAGGACCGGTTGGACTATGTCTGCAGCCCGCATGTGCGCGAGGCGCTGGCTGAGGCCGGCATCGCGCTGAAGCAGGAGGTCAGCTTCCAGGGCGGCGACGGCTATCTCTACTACGTGACCCCGGCGATCGCCTTCACCTCGCTGTGCCGGGTGATCGAGCATGTGCTCGGTCCGCTGCCGGCGAGCGAGGGGCTGGGCGACCCGTTCTATGCGGCGCAGGCCCA
This Alphaproteobacteria bacterium DNA region includes the following protein-coding sequences:
- a CDS encoding phosphoenolpyruvate carboxylase, translating into MSKAAARQQAPTTVADRGSDEELPARLLAIAEAGAPGGELPSAAGAFGRAAPAESLVLRRQLEDLLDGFRMAAEADPYGNPIQRLALEITRMLERGQIGLALVDGLVQLLCAEAFAVRAERLAGYLGNRDPERNDAALRDLIRRAALEKGTGDQPIKAPFTSFKRRMEAAPFGVVFTAHPTFSLAEPLLVCLAELGAGVGADGRRLDDGAVDNRLRQLLAADHRPEPSIDLALEHRLSLVAIANARSALQRVYRIVFEVAAELYPDNWRQLRPRLVTLASWVGYDLDGRSDIQWFHTFKKRLLVQIRQLEHYSASARQLIEAHARAPRDEDLRRTLELFDTRIALTLRHARDEQAAFDAIAGRDDADLVRGIAQRMYAERGERLIEVGALIDLVDRAVGLTRAADGVAALCVLRAEIANFGLSMAETHVRLNASQLHNAIRKAVGMESPPDDPTSRNTYLAAVNAMIDTVEPVTINFGSVMAERASAKRLFMIVTQMLKYIDRTNPVRFLIAECETPFTVLAALYYAKLFGIEQSIDISPLFETEAALERGHEIVEELLAQPHYVDYVRQRGRLCIQTGFSDAGRYLGQTAASVAIERLQGRVGATMAAHGLSDVELLIFNTHGESIGRGGHPASFEDRLDYVCSPHVREALAEAGIALKQEVSFQGGDGYLYYVTPAIAFTSLCRVIEHVLGPLPASEGLGDPFYAAQAHMQEFFTAVERFNAEIMDDPDYAALLGVYGPNLLYSTGSRAVRRQHDFGDDAASLHPSQIRAIPHNAILQQMGFLANTLGGLGRAIRRDPGQFRALYADSARFRRLIGMIEYARAFSSLDALKAYIDTVDPGLWLLLAAHETDRDRRIAARAVATHLERSRTHERLVRIYRKLSRDCADLDDALADLRADVVPAGHALGEAERRGNLELLHALRVALVQQLCRLAVHIPDFSAQHGTTPEALVAQILHLDVEHAVDQLERIFPRTDPTATDQGFGEPASYRSEETQSYLREHIEIFQPIDALYRLIRRISSGVIYDIGALG